The following are encoded together in the Argopecten irradians isolate NY chromosome 5, Ai_NY, whole genome shotgun sequence genome:
- the LOC138323196 gene encoding regulatory-associated protein of mTOR-like isoform X3 produces MLNLTQSGTSEADVITELCDEEDELFDWHLPVAFNELRHREKIEGSTKVTQTWRMKERMKTVSVALVLCLNVGVDPPDVVKTSPCARLESWIDPTTSSPQKALEAIGSNLQKQYERWQPRARYKQSLDPTVDEVKKLCSSLRRNAKEERVLFHYNGHGVPKPTVNGEIWVFNKSYTQYIPLSVYDLQTWMGSPSIYVYDCSNAGIIVESFKQFSVQREHEMESSSSMSGSQRFNSPAPSPSAVKNCIQLAACGSTEFLPMNPELPADLFTSCLTTPIKIALKWYVLQNTSKLVPNLTAELVDKVPGQLNDRRTMLGELNWIFTAITDTIAWNTLPRDLFQKLFRQDLLVASLFRNFLLAERIMRSYNCTPVSGPKLPPTYQHPMWQAWDLALDLCLRQLPRLLEDDGSTFQHSPFFTEQLTAFQVWLTYGSETRNPPEQLPIVLQVLLSQVHRLRALDLLGRFLDLGPWAVSLALSVGIFPYVLKLLQSSARELRPLLVFIWAKILSVDSSCQADLVKDNGHKYFLAVLADPYMPAEHRTMAAFVLSMIVNDYRQGQEAALQGNVISVCLEQLADTNDSLRQWLALCLGKVWTSFDNARWCGVRDSAHEKLAKMLTDPTPEVRAATVYALGTFINNNSSERSDHANNIDLGVGMTLASVGQDGNPLVRKELVVAFGYLVTQFESQFATVATQLMEEERQKDKAVPIVAAEAPASGQQPSPGNTSFCSSISSMDSTSSVDSMPGASDPRSKRAGSNPSIPGLSFSNIYIMVWKTLLQLAIDPVNEVADMAKYIVNTIKLKATTTSKPSQMIPNPVMTHSAPASPSNRPVNTAQGTPPQNYLYDESGRPVTSGIKRDFSSPRLPSSTSSPYTYSTQFSRNRKIFDKGPSQVEEKEEEVANRIKQSSVVSTEFFPWCCKHFAQPLMRLSDEQDPESFPHHERQYHFKRNAHVRNEAKEEQMRAGFNRLDDQVFVNRNQGIPSVIKFHPYESFMAVADREMVSFWNWEQGTKLGSICNENPKHTKITSVEFLNAHDDTLMLTGSDDGAVRIWRNYLDNVEMVTAFQALSDMIPLSRGSGLVIDWEQESGMLLASGDVRTIKIWDSRSETKLQDIPTGADSCVTSLASDSVGRSLLIAGCGDGTVRLFDRRLGPTECRVMTLREHNHRVLKVHLQKGSEGKIVSTSNGGDVRFWDPRFTESVRVLNLQQGLTAVDMHKLADVIACGSMNQYIGIYNQSGDSLSTIKYHEGFLGQRIGAISCLAFHPYKVKLAAGGSDSFISVYSTSMKRS; encoded by the exons ATGTTGAATCTCACACAATCCGGGACGTCTGAGGCAGATGTCATCACTGAGTTGTGTGACGAAGAGGATGAGCTGTTTGACTGGCATCTACCAGTGGCTTTCAATGAACTTCGCCATCGAGAGAAAATTGAGGGTTCGACCAAAGTTACTCAGACATGGCGAATGAAAGAACGA ATGAAGACTGTGAGTGTTGCCTTGGTGCTGTGCTTGAATGTGGGGGTTGATCCTCCTGATGTAGTAAAGACCTCACCATGTGCTCGTCTAGAAAGCTGGATTG ATCCGACCACTTCTAGCCCACAGAAGGCTCTGGAGGCCATTGGAAGTAACCTTCAGAAGCAGTATGAGAGATGGCAGCCAAGGGCCCGATATAAGCAAAGTCTTGACCCCACGGTTGACGAGGTCAAGAAACTTTGTTCTTCACTGCGTCGTAACGCAAAG GAAGAAAGGGTTCTTTTCCATTACAATGGCCATGGAGTACCAAAGCCAACAGTGAATGGAGAAATCTGGGTATTCAATAAG aGCTACACACAGTACATCCCACTCTCAGTGTATGACTTACAGACATGGATGGGGAGTCCGTCTATCTATGTGTACGACTGTTCCAATGCCGGAATCATTGTTGAGTCCTTCAAACAGTTCTCAGTGCAAAGAGAACATGAGATGGAG tcTTCATCGTCAATGAGCGGCAGTCAGAGATTCAACAGCCCTGCACCTTCACCGTCAGCGGTGAAAAACTGTATACAACTGGCAGCTTGTGGGTCCACAGAGTTTCTACCTATGAACCCTGAGCTGCCTGCTGATCTTTTTACTTCATGTCTCACCACACCTATCAAAATAGCCCTCAAATG GTATGTCCTACAGAACACTAGTAAACTTGTGCCAAATCTCACTGCTGAGCTGGTGGACAA AGTTCCTGGCCAGTTAAATGACCGACGGACCATGCTTGGGGAACTTAATTGGATATTTACAGCAATTACTGACACAATCGCATGGAATACACTTCCAAGAG ATCTGTTCCAGAAATTGTTCCGACAAGATCTACTGGTAGCTAGTTTATTCCGTAACTTTTTACTGGCTGAAAGGATAATGCGTTCCTACAACTGTACGCCAGTGTCTGGGCCAAAGTTACCTCCCACTTACCAACACCCCATGTG GCAAGCATGGGACTTGGCTTTAGATTTGTGCCTGCGACAGCTACCTCGTCTGTTAGAGGATGACGGCTCCACATTCCAACATAGTCCCTTCTTTACAGAGCAGCTAACTGCTTTCCAGGTGTGGCTAACATACGGCTCCGAGACTCGCAATCCTCCGGAACAACTCCCCATAGTGCTACAG GTTCTCCTGAGTCAGGTACACAGACTTCGGGCATTAGACCTACTGGGGCGATTCCTAGACCTTGGACCCTGGGCAGTCAGTCTG GCGTTGTCTGTTGGTATCTTTCCCTATGTACTGAAGTTGCTACAGAGTTCTGCACGGGAGTTACGCCCTCTGTTGGTGTTTATCTGGGCAAAGATCTTGTCGGTGGACAGT tCTTGCCAGGCAGACCTAGTAAAAGATAACGGGCATAAGTATTTTCTGGCAGTACTAGCTGACCCCTATATGCCA GCAGAACACAGAACGATGGCTGCCTTTGTTCTTTCTATGATTGTGAATGACTACAGACAAGGACAG GAGGCAGCCTTACAAGGGAATGTGATATCGGTGTGTCTGGAACAGTTGGCCGACACCAACGACTCCTTACGACAATGGCTGGCCCTGTGTCTTGGCAAG GTGTGGACAAGCTTTGATAATGCTCGTTGGTGTGGAGTGAGGGATAGCGCCCACGAGAAACTGGCCAAAATGTTAACAGATCCCACCCCAGAG GTACGAGCAGCTACTGTGTATGCACTAGGAACATTTATTAACAACAACTCGTCAGAGCGGAGTGACCATGCTAATAACATTGACCTTGGAGTTGGTATGACCTTGGCATCAGTCGGTCAAGATGGAAACCCTCTTGTCAGAAAG GAACTTGTGGTGGCGTTTGGTTACCTGGTAACCCAGTTTGAGTCCCAGTTTGCGACCGTGGCAACCCAGCTGATGGAAGAGGAGAGACAGAAGGATAAAGCGGTGCCAATTGTGGCTGCTGAGGCCCCGG CGTCTGGCCAGCAGCCTTCTCCTGGGAATACAAGTTTCTGCAGTAGTATTAGTTCTATGGACAGTACCTCTAGTGTGGACAGTATGCCTGGGGCATCAGACCCTCGCAGTAAACGGGCTGGGTCTAACCCTTCCATCCCTGGACTCAGTTTcagtaatatttatattatggtATGGAAAACTTTACTTCAGCTGGCCATTGATCCTGTCAACGAGGTGGCAGATATGGCCAAGTACATCGTCAATACCATCAAACTCAAG GCAACAACCACCTCAAAACCCTCTCAAATGATTCCAAACCCAGTAATGACTCATTCAGCCCCAGCCAGTCCCTCAAACAGACCTGTCAACACTGCCCAAGG AACACCTCCTCAGAACTACTTGTATGACGAGTCTGGTCGGCCAGTCACCAGTGGTATCAAGCGAGACTTCTCATCACCACGGTTACCCAGCAGTACTTCTAGTCCTTATACATATTCAACACAGTTCAGTCGTAATAggaaaatatttgataaaggtCCTTCTCAG GTTGAGGAGAAGGAAGAGGAAGTGGCTAATCGTATTAAACAGTCATCAGTTGTATCTACCGAGTTCTTTCCTTGGTGTTGTAAACACTTTGCTCAGCCATTAATGCGACTTTCTGATGAGCAGGACCCAGAGAGTTTCCCTCACCATGAACGACAGTACCACTTCAAACGCAATGCTCATGTGAGAAATGAGGCTAAAGAGGAACAGATGCGTGCAG GTTTTAATCGGTTGGACGACCAAGTATTTGTAAATAGAAATCAAGGCATACCTTCTGTGATAAAGTTCCACCCGTATGAATCGTTTATGGCCGTGGCTGACAGAGAAATGGTCAG TTTTTGGAATTGGGAACAAGGAACCAAGCTTGGAAGTATTTGTAATGAAAATCCAAAACACACCAAGATCACCTCAGTGGAGTTCCTCAATGCTCATGATGATACGTTAATGCTGACTGGTTCAG ATGATGGAGCAGTGAGGATATGGAGGAACTACCTTGATAACGTAGAAATGGTGACGGCCTTCCAGGCTCTGTCTGATATGATCCCACTATCTAGAG GCTCTGGACTAGTGATTGACTGGGAACAGGAGTCAGGCATGTTACTGGCATCAGGAGATGTTAGGACTATCAAGATTTGGGACTCGCGATCAGAGACCAAATTACAG GACATACCTACAGGAGCAGATAGTTGTGTAACAAGCCTCGCATCAGATTCTGTCGGCCGCTCTCTCCTAATAGCTGGCTGTGGGGACGGAACTGTACGCTTGTTTGATAGGAGGCTGGGCCCAACAGAATG TCGAGTGATGACCCTCAGGGAGCACAATCACAGAGTCCTCAAGGTTCACCTACAGAAAGGGTCAGAGGGCAAGATTGTCAGCACAAG TAATGGTGGAGATGTGAGATTTTGGGACCCACGGTTTACAGAGTCGGTCCGTGTATTAAATCTACAACAAGGACTCACTGCTGTAGATATGCATAAATTAGCCGATGTTATAGCATG TGGCTCTATGAACCAGTACATAGGTATCTATAACCAGTCTGGGGATAGTCTAAGTACAATTAAATACCATGAGGGCTTCCTGGGACAGAGAATTGGCGCCATCAGCTGTCTGGCCTTCCATCCATATAAG GTGAAGCTGGCTGCTGGAGGTTCTGACTCGTTTATTTCTGTGTATTCCACTTCAATGAAGCGTAGCTGA